One Argentina anserina chromosome 6, drPotAnse1.1, whole genome shotgun sequence genomic window, TTCACAAAGCTGTGGATCTACATACCATTGGTTTATTACTAGTGTCTCATCTTTGATACTTTAAGCTCAAAGAGAAGAATGCATTAACATTTAACAGAGTTCTATCATATTGAGGCTCATTCACATTGATGCAGTTTCTCCTAATCACAGAATTTCCCTCTGTATAATTTGAAGGCTCTCTTTCAAGAATGTGTTGGATTTCCGAAATGAAGCTAGTGTATTGGATCATCATCCACATTGTTAATGGGATTTGTGCTGAATGTGTACATATGGTTGGAGCTTCTCCATCTGTCTTTGTCAAGTCATTGTCCCAAACATGTCCTTAACACTTAAAATTGTCCTTGCTGTTGGAATTGTtatatttttgtgcttaatcTTACATTTTTATATTGGTTGAATTATGGAATTTCAATTTCATAGTACCTCACCAGACAAGCTTATTAGCAAACTCTTATCCAAATTTAATAGTATTATCACTATTATGCAGGAGATGATAAAGTGATCAACCACATGAATGTCAGCTGACTATATGTCAAATGAGTTGTTGGTTCATTTAGTTTTCTTGCTATAGACAATGCTGATAAACTCAGGGAAATTAGTTTATAGTTTCTGTGTTCACATCCaaaaaagataaacaaatTTTCGTTACATATCATAGCATAGGTGGTGATATGAATGTAATTAGAGTTTTAAGATGACATTAATGGCTAAAAATCCTAAAATAATGTCACATAATATGATTTGTGGATATATACAAGTGCATTGTATAAATTTAGCCACCACTATTAGAAAGTTATGTTTGATGATACATTATTGTGTATAGAATTAGTCCAACCTGAAACTGTGGTCTATCTAGTTTCTGTTTATATCAGTACCTGTTGATTTTGGTGGTATTTCCCAGTCATTTTGTTGGATTGAAGGAAAAGTGGTTCTAAAGGAGGAGATAGATAGTGCGTTACATATCGAGTACGTGAAATTATGTGACATTATTTTAGGATAGACCATCATGTGTTTCatactgaattttttttcagtcATACAAAATGGTTCTGATTGAATAAGCAGCACTGTGACTGTGAGAATGCTCTTGATACTCACCATGACACCATGTGTTTTGTGCTGTTTCCATAATGTTAAATAAAATGCAAGACTTGTCAAACTGTGGGGACAATCCTTTAAACGGATGCCGCATCAATAATGCTGACTCATATAAACTTAGAGAGCCTCCACATTTCAGACCAGAATAAGAAAGCCTTCCTTAACTTAATAGCTCAGTTGTTTATATCGCCTTCTCTGTCAGTTAATCAGAGTTGAACACCATTTTTTAGCAGCAAAGATTCAACCTTGGAGACAAGAAATGGATTACAACACTGCTTGCAAGGTAAGAAGTTGTTATAGATTCTCATACTGAAGTGCGTGCTCATATATATTGAAGATTGATCATCTGATTCCATGCTTCTATTTCGTCTGTTCATATATTTCTTGTTTCATAAATGTTCTCAAACCCGATTCAGCTGCAGGATTTTCCTTAAAATTCATCTTTGGAAATCAGTAGAACTTGAATGCAATGCAGCAAGTTTCTTTCTGATCTTTAAAACTTCACAGGACCACTAAGTAGGttcttagattttttttttttgagcaGTAATCTTCTTCAAAGAATTTCGAGAGCAAACTTTTAAACTGTTGATCAAGCAATAGGGTCGTTGCTGGGGCTCTAACTTGGAGAAGATCAAATTAAAGATTGTGAAAAATAAACCATACACTCGTCATTTAGCTAGTGGAAGCTTTATGATGTGATTCacaagaagaaaattcacatTTATTATTATGATAACTGTAATAAATCCAGTTAGTAAGTTCACATGATTTATATAAATCGATTTTGCTCACCGCCCACCCTAGAGGGTGATATTACTACCCAATAGAAAACAAGAACCATAAGTTTATAATTTAACTATAGTTATcttctcaaaaataaaaatggttagtaataataaaattgtaatttttaattCCATTGATCTCCTCATATCTCCCCTCTTTCTGTATTTGATCAGTTTATGGCACTATCACCATTAATTGTTCATCGAGTAGCATCTCTCTCACACCACCACAAGTAACTCTTCAAGAATTATCATCAAaaatacatatttaattatttatttgtgGATAGATATGGAAAATCCATTTTCGACATTATAATTCTTCCCAATTTTTTAGGTGGGTATTTTTGAAGTTTTGTAAACCAAGAATGAGAATTGATGCCAAATCAAATTGGGGGAATGCAAAACCCTAATTCTGGGTAGCAAAGATTAAATGTAGCAAGATTTTGGATCAAAGTTTGGGACTTTAATCAAACCATAAATGGAGAATGAGGTGAAAACCCCGAAAGTTTTTTTTCGACGAAGTGAAAACCCAGAAAGTTGCAGAGTTCtagctgagagagagagagagactgtaAATAgaataatcttttttttttctgataatTAACTTAACCATAGTTAGTTCATGATTTAAGTTATCATACATGGCAATTTTCTATTGGGTGGTGATATCACCCCTAAAGGCAAATCTGAATCCCTAGTTATTAGTCTATTCGAGTACCTAATCTGTGGATTGTGGGGTATGTTATGATGTGCAATTTCCTTTGTATGATACTACAACATGTTTATGAGATAATGATGTTCTTGGCACAaggacaagaagaagaacaccATAGATCAGTCCATGCTGCTCTGCTGCAAGTTTTTCATTTCTGAAGCGCGTAATACCACTGCACTTGATGCCATTGAACGTGCTGCTAGGCTTGACCCGGAGTCTGTCATTGTAAACAAATTTGAGGACCGAGCTTACAATAGGACTCGGTATACTATTGTGTCATATGTTCTGCATGATAGCACAGGAAGTGCCATATACAGCCCCTTGCAGCAAACTGTATTAGCCATGGCTGAGGCAGCATTCAGCGCCATTAATCTTGAGGAGCACTTGGGAGCTCACCCTCGCATAGGGGTTGTCGACGACATTGTGTTCCACCCTTTGGCAAGAGCATCTCTAGATGAAGCAGCTTGGCTTGCTAAGGCTGTGGGAGTGGACATCGGCAATAAATTCCAAGGTTGTCTTATGACTAACTTCTAAAATCAAAACTATGGTCCACAAACGTTAATTTAAGTCAAGGAAATGAACTGATTAGCCCTCTAGCTCTTTGCAAAGTTGcatctttctaattttctggGATTAATTGATGCCTGCAGTTCCAGTATATCTATATGATGCAGCACACCCTACAGGCAAGGCTCTTGACACCATTAGGCGTGAGCTTGGCTACTACAGACCAAATTTCATGGGCAACCAATGGGCAGGATGGACCATTCCACGAGTACTCCAAGACAAACCCGATGAAGGCCCGACAAGTGTAACTCCTGCGCGAGGCATTGCAACGATTGGGGCACGTCCATGGGTTGCCTTGTACAACATGCCGATATTGTCCACCGATGTTGCAGCCACTCGAAAGATAGCAAGAATGGTGAGTGCTCGAGGGGGAGGCCTCCCAACAGTGCAAACACTGGGTCTTGTTCATGGTGAGGACTCCACAGAGATAGCTTGCATGCTCTTAGAGCCCAACCAGATTGGCGCAGACAAAGTCCAGACCCGGGTAGAGATGCTAGCAGCAGAAGAAGGGTTGTATGTAGAGAAGGGTTACTTCACTGATCATTCACCAGATATGGTTATTGAAACGTATTTGAAACTAATAGCTGCAGATAAAAACTAGACAAAAGGAACTTGCTGCTACATTGTGGGTCAGGAAAACAAAGAGGTGAAGAAGGATGTATGCTGTCAAGTAGATCTGTGAACTGTTGTGAAGTTGCATATTCTGTTGATATATTCGGAAACAAATTTTGCCATTTTAAATCCGCCCTGTGATCTATTGATACACTAATGTAcactttaatattccaattctTACCTCTGTCATAAACATTGCTTTTTCCTAAATTCTTCAGACAACAATGTCTGAAGCAACACTTCAAACCTCTCAGCACCAGGACCTGGCCTAAAATCTGAATCATTACCACGTACTGAACAAGGGTCAGCTCCACCTTCTGAGTTACCTATACACCATGCTCCGGGAGCAAAACGGCTTGTTCGACCTAGAAGTTCTTTATCTATTTTATCCAAGACTGGATCATTCTTTGCAAATTTTCGTGCAAAAGGAGCATTGCTCTTTACCATTTTTTCGAAGTCCTTCATTGACAAGGAGATTGGATGCTGCTTTGGAGGGCTGTCCCAAGCAATGTAGTGGAGATCATGGCTTATTGCGGTGTGGCGATATTCCTCATTGTTACAAATCACAGTATGAAAATAGCCTTCTGGAGAGGAAACAAAATTTGTATAGTACATAAGGATCGTACGAGGGAGGTTATCCCATCCCCATATACAATACTCAACAAACGGTCGCGTCAGCATTACCCATGCTGAACCTGCACATACAACCAAATGAACAAGCAGTTCATGTTACTTTTGATAACAAATCCACATTTGAAATGATAAGAATACACTAACAATTACCAAGGAAGTTAGGTGCTCAATGGACCATGTACAGTTTTATCATTACCTGTGAACAACTTGAATGAGGTGGGAAGTGAACGACGCTGAGTGGTCCATGCAAGATCAGATTTTTTTGATAGATACAGGCCAGGATCAATGATGATTGGTTTAGCTCTTTGATTACTGCATAAAAATATTATAGCGTATTCATGATGATATATTGGTAAACTACAAAAACAGGCAGATTACTTGTTAGGCTCTAGACACAGGTTCTTACAGTTTCCACCCAGTAATCCGCATATTTTCGATGAAATTGATATCTCTAGACAAATTAGAGAAGGAATGAAGCAAATCTGCACAATCAGGAAAACTATCAGGTCACATCTATAAATGATTAAGGAAAACTGGAAGTATACAAATATCGGTTATATCAGACAGGCATCAACCTAACAACCAATACATTTCTGCTAGTAGCATTATAAATATGCAGAAGACTGAAGTGATAATAAGACAACATAAAAACTCCCTCGGGAACAGTAACAGTCAAGACACATGCAAACTAAGCCAGTATCACCAGGAATGTTAGGATGATTTTCTACTTTGGCATTACAAAGATTTGATTAAATAAAAGATTACATCAGACCTAGATCAACATCTTTAATCGAATATAGCTAAGATCCACTTCACCATCATACTATCACCAGTATGGTTATATATCCTTTATTTACTAACATTATCTACATAACATCTCTGTCTGACAATCTGAACAATTAGCTTATACTGTACCATATGGTATATATCCTATTATGGAGGTATGGAGCCACCAAAATTGATAGCAATCAGTTCAGACATCACGGAGAAATGTGCAATCTCACAAAGACCTTAAAATTTCTAGTGTGAGATTAATTTTATCGTAAGACAATTTAAAGCACAAGCATACCAATGTTGCCTAATGCGCAAAATATGTACGCAGTCTGTTAAGAAAATTAAGTCAGGCAATCAGCTTGCAAGCGTAGTAGCAATATATAAGATAACATCCATGAATATTAATGAAAGTAACAATGAGCAATGGGAGCAAGGTCTGGTACTTACCATCTTGTGTTATTAGAGGATAATCCGACGCACTGAGGTTTATAAACCAGTCCCACTCTGAGCTCTCCTTTAACAAAATGGAAATCGCTTGCAGGGTACAAGCAATCATGGTAGGGCCCTTGTATGTAACCAAATTGGATTGAGCCATAACACGCACATTTTCTACTTCACTAAATGTAGGATCAGCCTTGACTAAACTTGCAAGTTCCAATCTTTCTCGAGGTGGAGCCGCAAGATCCAAATGCAGAACATACTGATTTCTTGGATGATATACAGCACTCAAAGTCCTCATCATTCTATGACTATCCCCCTTTGTACCTGATATAAGATACGCCAATCTAGGAGCTCCTGCTCTCGAATATCTATTCTGTTCCAATGATCTTTTCAAATCAGACTCAACAAAATACCCCCCAGCAGAGTCAtcagattttgaaaaggaaacAATGTCGGTTGGCAACTCCTCTTTATTATGTGGCAAAGTAAACAGCCCAGAAATGACTGAGAAAAGGAGAGTAATGAATATGACAAAGCTAGCAATGAATGGAAGGACCCAAACCCTATCACCAATTACCCTTCCAGAATGGTGATTCATATACTTCCTCATACTCATTTAGTGATTCCTTAACCAACTAATATCTGGTTTAGAAACCCAAAACCTCAAACAATGTATCTATCACCTCAGAAACCCAAGGTTGATTACCAAACCAAAACCCACCAATCACCCAAAGATTACAGAGCTGCAGAAGGGCAAGGAGGCTCCATAATCAATCCAGAAACACCTTTTCAATAAGCAAACCAAGAACATCAAAGCAGGGTCTTAATAAGTTTCAGTACTAAAAGATGCAGTACTAAAAGATGGGTATCAAGCAAAGTGCATAAATATCAAACCTTTGAATAAGCTTAGCTAGGAAGGCTATATAGGCATGTGTTAGTTGAAAATGAACAAGCCCCAGATGAACAAGGAGTGAAAGTAGCTTTCAAGCAATGAAATTTATGCAACGTCTAAACGAATTCAGGCACCCCTATGAGTTAAATTTATCTTTCATCAATGACCCATTAATGAAAAGCTAGCCTAACCCAGATCTAACTTATACCCAAAACTTCAATACAGGCAGTAAAAGCAAACAACTTGGTTCTGTTTAAAGTCTGATAGAAGTTTCCAACCAAACCAAGTCTGGCATAGAATGAGTTTGAGATGACCTGGAGAGAATGAAACAGATGAGAAGTGCTTACATGAACAGACTCAGAGAGAGGGATCCAACAAAGATTCAGAAGCAAGAGAAAGCTCAGTGCTTTGAGTCCTTCAAAGCTCAAAGTAGTTAGCTTTTTGGTAACGGcgatcagagagagagagagggttttttttctctctttctaaaAACCAAAGAATAATCAGGTTTGCTTCGATTGAGGGCAAAAACATATACTAACACTGTAGTAATACATAGATTACTTGATTGCTATTGAGTAAACTGCAGTTTATTATTGTTAATGACACTTAAAATTAGCTCAAGAAACTTCTCCAAATATTAAAAGTGCTCTGAAAATGGAACAGTAGTGCAAGAATTATGACTCACCTAATTGAATTAGGTCAAGGTTGTGATTGTgaattgtgaatttgtgattACTACCAGAGATTAGTTTACCGCTGTTTTTTCAAGTTCGAAAAATGTAAAGAGTAATACCATTACAATGAATAGTGATACTTCGCTATTTTAATATCTGGACACATTCAGACTGAaatctaatttatttattcgTTTTTATCTCATTTGAGTTTAAGCGTTACTCACAAACCTAACTCAATAGGAATAACCAAGAAATTTTTTCTAATGAGGATATCATTTTATTAAGGACTAGTTGAAGACCAAAtacttaattattaattagacATATTTTTcgattatattttttcat contains:
- the LOC126800355 gene encoding beta-glucuronosyltransferase GlcAT14A-like → MSMRKYMNHHSGRVIGDRVWVLPFIASFVIFITLLFSVISGLFTLPHNKEELPTDIVSFSKSDDSAGGYFVESDLKRSLEQNRYSRAGAPRLAYLISGTKGDSHRMMRTLSAVYHPRNQYVLHLDLAAPPRERLELASLVKADPTFSEVENVRVMAQSNLVTYKGPTMIACTLQAISILLKESSEWDWFINLSASDYPLITQDDLLHSFSNLSRDINFIENMRITGWKLNQRAKPIIIDPGLYLSKKSDLAWTTQRRSLPTSFKLFTGSAWVMLTRPFVEYCIWGWDNLPRTILMYYTNFVSSPEGYFHTVICNNEEYRHTAISHDLHYIAWDSPPKQHPISLSMKDFEKMVKSNAPFARKFAKNDPVLDKIDKELLGRTSRFAPGAWCIGNSEGGADPCSVRGNDSDFRPGPGAERFEVLLQTLLSEEFRKKQCL
- the LOC126800356 gene encoding uncharacterized protein LOC126800356; its protein translation is MDYNTACKDKKKNTIDQSMLLCCKFFISEARNTTALDAIERAARLDPESVIVNKFEDRAYNRTRYTIVSYVLHDSTGSAIYSPLQQTVLAMAEAAFSAINLEEHLGAHPRIGVVDDIVFHPLARASLDEAAWLAKAVGVDIGNKFQVPVYLYDAAHPTGKALDTIRRELGYYRPNFMGNQWAGWTIPRVLQDKPDEGPTSVTPARGIATIGARPWVALYNMPILSTDVAATRKIARMVSARGGGLPTVQTLGLVHGEDSTEIACMLLEPNQIGADKVQTRVEMLAAEEGLYVEKGYFTDHSPDMVIETYLKLIAADKN